A region from the Benincasa hispida cultivar B227 chromosome 10, ASM972705v1, whole genome shotgun sequence genome encodes:
- the LOC120087771 gene encoding benzyl alcohol O-benzoyltransferase-like translates to MSTTSALVFKVERCQPELIVPAKPTPKEWKQLSNIDDQGGFRFQVPMIQFYPHNPSMEGKDPVKVIKEAIAKTLIFYYPFAGRVREGFGKKLSVECTGEGILFIEANADVSLDQFQDSSSLQPPFSCMDQLLYDVPNSGGILDSPLLLIQVTRLKCGGFTFAIRFNHTMTDGFGIVQFLTAIAEMARGAVAPSVLPVWQRTLLNARDPPRVSCAHQEYDQVNDTKGTIVPLDNMVERSFFFGPTEISIIRKTLPTHFHNYSSPELLAVFIWRLRTIALQLSPEEEVRFLSLVNLRTKFSSLPLGYYGNAFVFPAALTTAGKLSQNHLGYAIELVENTKAKVTEEYMKSMVDLMEVQGRPHFTVVGSFLVADLTEAGFEDVDFGWGKAIYGGSASGKVGLVPGLISFCIPFKTRKGEKGIVVPLCLPAPAMERFMEEVNALLKITNL, encoded by the exons ATGTCCACAACAAGTGCTCTTGTGTTCAAAGTAGAAAGATGCCAACCAGAACTAATTGTTCCAGCAAAACCAACACCCAAAGAGTGGAAACAACTTTCTAATATTGATGACCAAGGAGGCTTTAGATTTCAAGTTCCAATGATTCAATTTTACCCACATAATCCAAGCATGGAAGGGAAAGATCCAGTGAAGGTGATAAAAGAGGCAATTGCAAAGACATTGATTTTCTACTATCCTTTTGCAGGCAGAGTTAGAGAAGGGTTTGGTAAGAAGCTGTCTGTAGAATGCACAGGTGAAGGAATCTTGTTCATTGAGGCAAATGCAGATGTGAGTCTAGATCAGTTTCAggattcttcttctcttcaaccTCCATTTTCATGTATGGATCAACTTCTTTATGATGTTCCAAACTCTGGTGGGATTCTTGATTCTCCATTATTGCTCATCCAG GTGACGAGACTCAAGTGTGGTGGTTTTACCTTTGCTATTCGTTTTAACCATACGATGACAGATGGCTTTGGTATAGTTCAATTTCTAACGGCCATAGCTGAGATGGCTCGTGGGGCTGTTGCTCCATCTGTTCTTCCAGTATGGCAAAGAACTCTCTTAAATGCAAGGGACCCTCCGAGAGTCAGTTGTGCCCATCAGGAATATGACCAAGTTAATGACACCAAAGGCACCATAGTTCCCCTTGACAACATGGTTGAACGTTCATTCTTCTTTGGCCCAACTGAGATATCTATCATTCGCAAAACTTTACCCACCCACTTCCACAATTACTCCTCTCCTGAGCTTCTCGCAGTATTTATTTGGCGCCTTCGTACCATTGCCCTTCAACTTAGCCCAGAGGAGGAAGTGCGTTTTCTTTCCCTCGTGAATTTACGCACCAAGTTCAGCTCTTTGCCATTAGGATATTATGGCAATGCATTTGTTTTCCCCGCAGCACTTACTACTGCAGGTAAGCTTTCCCAGAATCACTTGGGTTATGCTATAGAATTAGTTGAGAATACTAAAGCTAAGGTGACAGAGGAGTACATGAAGTCTATGGTAGATCTTATGGAGGTCCAAGGACGACCCCATTTTACTGTAGTTGGGTCGTTCCTTGTGGCCGACTTGACAGAAGCTGGGTTTGAGGATGTGGACTTTGGATGGGGAAAGGCCATATATGGCGGATCTGCCTCTGGGAAAGTTGGACTTGTACCTGGTTTGATAAGCTTTTGTATACCTTTTAAGAcaagaaaaggggaaaaaggAATTGTAGTGCCTCTTTGCTTGCCTGCTCCAGCCATGGAAAGGTTCATGGAAGAAGTTAATGCCTTGCTGAAAATAACAAACCTTTGA